A single window of Archangium gephyra DNA harbors:
- a CDS encoding transposase zinc-binding domain-containing protein translates to MGERGWQYRRRRPEGTVLYEAVRANLATMLAEASEVGRGLNRYVERDFARYLECGVLAHGFARVRCESCKDELLVAFSCKGRGVCPSCNAKRAHVTEDLFAVERFEPARKWTTGRCTVWSSRAFE, encoded by the coding sequence GTGGGGGAGCGCGGGTGGCAGTACCGGCGGAGACGGCCGGAGGGGACGGTGCTGTACGAGGCGGTGAGGGCCAACCTCGCCACGATGCTGGCGGAGGCGAGCGAGGTGGGACGCGGCCTGAACCGGTACGTAGAGCGGGACTTCGCCAGGTACCTGGAGTGCGGAGTACTGGCGCACGGCTTCGCGCGGGTGCGCTGCGAGAGTTGCAAGGACGAGCTTCTCGTTGCCTTCTCGTGCAAGGGACGAGGGGTGTGCCCTTCCTGCAACGCGAAGCGCGCGCATGTGACGGAGGACCTCTTCGCGGTGGAGCGCTTCGAGCCGGCCCGAAAGTGGACTACCGGGCGCTGTACCGTGTGGTCCTCGCGAGCGTTTGAGTAA
- a CDS encoding MopE-related protein — translation MQRKSSCTWMLWAVLCGLWVTGCGVDVSEGDRPESELSARTVAPALVTSGPVTKAISAGNSHSLALRTDGSVWAWGQNSEGQLGNGTLTLSNVPVRVTGLPIIKAISAGRNHSLALGVDGTVWAWGQNSSGQLGDGTTTRRLLPVPVTLPGGAVAIAGGLNHSLAIAADGGVYAWGTNTYGQLGDGTTTGRPTPVRISLPGSITAISAGWYHSMALGADGRVWTWGRNLNGQIGNGSASSSNQLSPYPVSLTRGATAIAAGANHSLALLSDQSAVAWGQNSNGQLGNGTTAAAQSTPGVVGLAGAVTAIATGGNFSLAIDSTGGAWGWGQNSSGQLGDGTTTQRTSPVRVEGLANALALSAGLFHSLALRPGCPFWAWGMNSSGQLGDGTLTHRLTTTQTQLLNIYFYDLEGDGYGGDLLGSEEACEAPGPDYVENDLDCDDFDPAINPGAAEVCDGLDNNCNSAIDEAGSSTWYRDADADGYGNAAVSTVACAQPSGYVSSASDCNDTNASVKPGAAEVCDGLDNNCNGSIDEGVAKTTWYRDADGDGRGNPSVSTLACSAPAGYVSNTNDCNDNDPTLPRAFTQDNDGDGYGDRWALSPAPYGCTPPPGYSATTNDCDDGNRYVNPGAPEVCDGADNNCNGSADEGGVCPTTTCSAWLTRTSIPSGGLATFGYTTSGYIPAGSRAYLYGTRNGVVDANGSPSYDQTTFSYDVLNAPGLEGYYQRYVVIRGPDNATLCTTNTVSAWFLAP, via the coding sequence ATGCAAAGGAAGTCGTCGTGTACCTGGATGTTGTGGGCGGTGCTTTGCGGCCTGTGGGTGACAGGTTGTGGGGTGGATGTCTCGGAAGGTGATAGGCCCGAGAGCGAGCTCTCGGCGCGAACCGTGGCCCCCGCGCTCGTCACCAGCGGCCCCGTGACGAAGGCCATCTCCGCCGGCAACTCCCACTCCCTGGCCTTGCGGACGGACGGCTCGGTGTGGGCGTGGGGACAGAACTCGGAGGGGCAGCTCGGAAACGGGACGCTGACCCTCAGCAACGTGCCAGTCCGCGTGACGGGGCTTCCCATCATCAAGGCGATCTCCGCGGGCAGGAACCACTCGCTCGCGCTCGGGGTGGACGGCACGGTCTGGGCCTGGGGACAGAACAGCTCTGGCCAGTTGGGTGATGGAACGACGACCCGCCGCCTGCTCCCCGTGCCCGTGACCCTTCCGGGAGGCGCCGTGGCCATCGCCGGAGGCCTGAACCACTCGCTGGCCATTGCCGCCGATGGCGGTGTCTACGCGTGGGGCACCAACACCTATGGCCAGCTCGGCGATGGGACGACCACCGGCCGGCCGACGCCGGTCCGCATCAGCCTGCCTGGCAGCATCACGGCCATTTCAGCGGGGTGGTACCACTCCATGGCCCTGGGGGCGGACGGACGTGTGTGGACGTGGGGCCGCAACCTCAATGGGCAGATCGGCAATGGGAGTGCCTCGAGCAGCAATCAGCTCTCGCCGTACCCGGTGAGCCTGACGCGCGGAGCCACCGCCATCGCGGCCGGAGCCAATCACTCGTTGGCGCTGCTCTCCGACCAGAGCGCGGTGGCGTGGGGACAGAACTCCAATGGACAGCTCGGCAACGGGACCACCGCCGCGGCGCAGAGCACGCCGGGGGTGGTCGGACTCGCGGGAGCCGTGACCGCCATCGCCACGGGAGGCAACTTCTCGCTGGCCATCGACTCCACCGGGGGCGCCTGGGGCTGGGGACAGAACAGCTCGGGCCAGCTCGGCGACGGGACGACGACCCAGCGCACCAGCCCGGTGCGAGTGGAGGGGTTGGCCAACGCACTGGCGCTCTCCGCGGGACTCTTCCACTCCCTGGCGCTGCGCCCCGGCTGCCCTTTCTGGGCCTGGGGGATGAACTCCTCGGGGCAACTGGGTGATGGCACGCTGACCCACCGGCTCACGACGACCCAGACGCAGTTGCTGAACATCTACTTCTACGATCTCGAGGGCGATGGCTATGGCGGCGATCTGCTTGGGTCCGAGGAGGCTTGCGAGGCTCCAGGCCCCGATTACGTGGAGAATGACCTGGACTGCGATGACTTCGATCCCGCGATCAACCCCGGGGCAGCGGAGGTATGTGATGGCCTGGACAACAACTGCAACAGCGCCATCGACGAGGCAGGGAGCAGCACCTGGTACCGCGATGCGGATGCGGATGGGTATGGCAATGCGGCGGTGAGCACCGTGGCCTGTGCGCAGCCTTCGGGCTATGTGTCCAGCGCCAGCGATTGCAACGACACCAACGCCAGCGTGAAGCCAGGAGCCGCCGAGGTATGCGATGGCCTGGATAACAACTGCAACGGCTCCATCGACGAGGGGGTGGCGAAGACCACCTGGTACCGCGACGCGGATGGGGACGGGCGTGGCAATCCATCGGTGAGCACCCTGGCGTGCTCGGCACCGGCCGGCTACGTGTCCAACACCAACGACTGCAACGATAACGACCCCACGCTGCCTCGTGCCTTCACCCAGGATAACGATGGGGACGGGTATGGGGATCGTTGGGCGCTGAGCCCCGCCCCCTATGGATGCACTCCTCCCCCGGGCTACTCCGCCACGACCAACGATTGCGACGACGGGAACAGATACGTGAATCCCGGAGCCCCCGAGGTGTGTGATGGGGCGGACAACAACTGCAATGGCTCCGCCGACGAAGGCGGGGTCTGCCCCACCACCACGTGCTCGGCGTGGCTCACCAGGACCTCGATCCCCAGTGGCGGCCTGGCGACCTTCGGTTACACGACCTCGGGCTACATCCCCGCGGGCTCCAGGGCCTACCTGTATGGAACGAGGAATGGCGTGGTGGATGCGAACGGCTCGCCCTCCTACGACCAGACCACGTTCTCCTACGACGTCCTCAACGCCCCCGGCCTCGAGGGCTACTATCAGCGGTATGTCGTCATCCGAGGGCCCGACAACGCCACCCTCTGCACGACCAACACCGTCTCCGCGTGGTTCCTCGCTCCGTAA